A genomic stretch from Dissulfurispira thermophila includes:
- the cas2 gene encoding CRISPR-associated endonuclease Cas2, with translation MNRTLYIIAYDIREPKRLNRVRYFLKGYSTGGQKSVYECFLTDGELKFVVSNLRRMIYDADDRIHIFQLDGRSRTHTLGIALQPKNPSLGLRRQTTRRC, from the coding sequence ATGAACAGGACTTTATACATAATAGCCTATGACATTAGAGAGCCCAAAAGGCTTAACAGGGTGAGGTATTTCCTGAAGGGTTATAGCACAGGGGGTCAGAAATCTGTGTATGAGTGTTTTCTCACAGATGGAGAGTTAAAGTTTGTTGTAAGTAATCTCAGAAGGATGATATATGATGCTGACGACAGGATCCATATCTTCCAGTTGGATGGTAGAAGCAGAACCCATACCCTTGGCATTGCCCTTCAGCCCAAAAACCCGAGTCTTGGGTTGCGGCGACAGACTACCCGAAGGTGTTAA
- the csm2 gene encoding type III-A CRISPR-associated protein Csm2, producing MPEYRQHHRHQQGQQQTQQSPVAEMKEKIKRYQQLKAMPAEEIVSIADRIGAHLKNIGLKTTQIRKFLDGIRKIDTQFNRGKSFNKDTVILLKPKLAYAAGRQERTVKPLMEVLDPAIDAAKDSYESFKKLLALIEGIVAYHKYYGGGD from the coding sequence ATGCCTGAATATAGACAACACCATAGACACCAACAGGGGCAACAGCAAACGCAGCAGTCTCCAGTGGCTGAGATGAAAGAAAAAATTAAAAGATATCAGCAACTCAAAGCTATGCCAGCAGAGGAGATTGTTTCGATTGCTGATAGAATTGGAGCGCATCTAAAAAATATCGGATTAAAGACGACCCAGATTAGAAAATTCTTAGATGGCATCAGGAAAATTGACACTCAGTTTAACAGGGGCAAGTCATTTAACAAAGATACCGTTATTCTGCTTAAGCCCAAGCTTGCCTATGCTGCGGGAAGACAGGAAAGAACTGTAAAACCTTTGATGGAGGTTTTAGACCCTGCGATAGACGCAGCAAAGGATTCATATGAGAGTTTTAAAAAACTACTCGCCTTAATTGAAGGCATTGTTGCGTATCATAAATATTATGGCGGAGGTGATTAA
- the cas6 gene encoding CRISPR system precrRNA processing endoribonuclease RAMP protein Cas6 — MQISYQKFSLAIETIEEIHLPYYKGSTFRGGFGNAFRRIVCALKRQDCTDCMLKSRCIYAYVFETSPQEGTEIMNMHKYEKVPHPFVIEPPEINAEDPIRLKTEGKNTTLNSQPSALSLQPKALCIKPGEVISFNLILIGRATEYLPYFIYTFDELGRFGIGKGRGRYRLIEVKKWKKDNGRWSTEERPVYSALNKTIRQTNSDIIEFSEFRPSENLDSLTLRFITPLRLKYNRDLVVKPEFHILVRALLRRLGLLYYFHCGNRKPEWDHRSIISHAERVEIRSSSLRWLDWERYSSRQDTRMKLGGLVGEITYHGNIEPFLPVIEVGEVLHAGKGTSFGLGRYEIVCG, encoded by the coding sequence ATGCAGATCTCCTATCAAAAATTCTCATTAGCCATTGAGACAATTGAAGAGATCCACCTTCCCTATTACAAGGGCTCTACCTTCAGGGGTGGTTTTGGCAATGCCTTCAGGAGGATTGTCTGTGCCTTAAAAAGACAAGACTGCACAGACTGCATGCTCAAATCCCGGTGTATCTATGCCTATGTCTTTGAGACTTCCCCTCAGGAAGGCACAGAGATAATGAACATGCATAAGTATGAAAAGGTGCCACACCCCTTTGTGATAGAACCACCAGAGATAAATGCTGAAGACCCTATTAGGCTAAAGACCGAAGGAAAAAACACTACCCTAAATTCTCAACCTTCAGCCTTAAGCCTTCAGCCTAAAGCCTTATGCATCAAACCAGGTGAGGTTATCAGTTTCAACCTTATTCTAATTGGGAGGGCTACAGAGTATCTACCCTATTTTATTTATACCTTTGATGAACTTGGCAGATTCGGCATAGGCAAGGGAAGGGGCAGATACAGGCTCATTGAAGTAAAAAAATGGAAAAAGGACAATGGAAGATGGAGCACGGAAGAAAGGCCTGTATATTCTGCTCTGAATAAGACAATCAGACAGACCAATTCAGATATAATTGAGTTCTCAGAATTCAGACCCTCTGAAAATCTGGATTCACTCACCCTTCGCTTTATAACACCTCTCAGGCTCAAATACAATCGTGACCTCGTTGTAAAGCCTGAGTTTCATATCCTTGTAAGAGCTCTCTTAAGAAGGCTCGGATTGCTTTACTACTTTCATTGTGGAAATCGCAAGCCAGAGTGGGATCACAGGTCAATTATAAGCCATGCTGAAAGAGTGGAGATTCGGTCATCTTCCTTAAGGTGGCTTGACTGGGAGAGGTATTCATCACGGCAGGACACAAGGATGAAGCTCGGAGGTCTCGTTGGTGAGATAACCTATCATGGAAACATTGAGCCATTCCTTCCTGTTATTGAGGTAGGGGAGGTCCTTCATGCAGGCAAGGGCACGAGCTTTGGCCTTGGAAGATACGAGATAGTCTGCGGTTAA
- the csm5 gene encoding type III-A CRISPR-associated RAMP protein Csm5, producing the protein MSVYETKRIKLTTKSPIHIGSVDQRITRFEFIHQGQYIYPISEDRLSGFLQKKNLVSHYVSSVERDGSRFNLADFFKNKAVTLNASDLENLSNKRKIKVMADASRMQDFKPFIRDGFGLPYIPGTSIKGVIRTALLYNILKRFKQNNDSEFQRVIEARISQDIDADYRKKNKKELFQWANKRWLEGFILERKQRDNQQMKTRCPNTDWLRMLHVSDAYTSNNIETVLIPANILKKENTWTYKKEDSGQNTTIWIECIPENTVFEFEVAWDKRLLDDFKRYNESINLPDSLSAVFNDVNNWASDALNFEKDFSRGNDLENWYKNNTPNFRIGFGSGMVFTTIIMLLNEDLRKKIRNYAGLNRDNDIAPKSRRVWLKNNMPVPFGWAVIGVQ; encoded by the coding sequence ATGAGTGTATATGAGACTAAAAGAATAAAATTGACTACAAAATCTCCAATTCACATCGGGAGTGTTGATCAGAGGATAACCCGCTTTGAATTTATACATCAGGGACAATACATATACCCTATTTCTGAGGATAGGTTATCAGGATTTCTACAGAAGAAAAATCTTGTCTCTCACTATGTCTCTTCTGTTGAAAGAGATGGGAGCAGATTCAATCTTGCAGATTTTTTCAAAAACAAAGCAGTTACTTTAAACGCATCAGATTTAGAGAACCTGTCAAATAAGAGGAAGATAAAGGTCATGGCAGACGCATCAAGGATGCAGGACTTCAAGCCATTCATAAGGGATGGCTTTGGTTTACCTTACATCCCCGGCACATCAATTAAGGGGGTTATAAGAACAGCATTGTTATATAATATTTTAAAAAGGTTCAAACAAAACAACGATAGTGAATTCCAAAGGGTTATAGAAGCCCGAATATCACAGGATATTGATGCTGATTACAGAAAGAAAAACAAAAAGGAGCTCTTTCAGTGGGCAAATAAGAGATGGCTTGAGGGTTTTATATTAGAAAGAAAACAAAGGGATAACCAGCAAATGAAGACACGATGCCCTAATACTGACTGGCTCAGGATGCTTCATGTCTCTGATGCCTATACATCAAACAATATTGAAACTGTTCTTATCCCTGCAAATATCCTCAAGAAAGAAAATACATGGACATATAAAAAAGAAGATTCAGGGCAGAATACAACTATCTGGATTGAGTGCATACCAGAAAATACGGTCTTTGAATTTGAGGTGGCGTGGGATAAAAGACTCCTTGATGATTTTAAGAGATATAATGAAAGCATTAATCTTCCTGATAGTCTAAGTGCTGTTTTTAATGATGTGAACAACTGGGCAAGCGATGCACTTAATTTTGAAAAAGACTTTTCACGGGGAAATGATTTAGAAAACTGGTATAAAAATAACACCCCCAATTTTAGGATAGGCTTTGGCTCAGGAATGGTCTTCACAACTATTATAATGCTTCTTAATGAAGATTTAAGAAAAAAGATTCGTAATTATGCAGGGCTGAACAGAGACAATGACATTGCACCAAAATCAAGAAGGGTATGGTTAAAAAACAATATGCCAGTTCCCTTTGGCTGGGCAGTGATTGGGGTGCAGTGA
- the csm4 gene encoding type III-A CRISPR-associated RAMP protein Csm4, producing the protein MEVYLFKLRFRGPVHFGDTGIDLENVQETVSSDTLFSALMNTISIYYERNEAEDLIEKFINNPPFIFTSLFVYHKGLYFLPKPMDDTFISEDTKRLKGKELKKLKWLEISDFLNWHSQSNLTDKDISNMQQKQSLYTDAFVREIRPRVVLDRITQQSSIYHCGYIYFKKNAGLYGLVAFSDKGFIEKFKNILYLLGQTGIGGERTYGCGTFKIESFEPVDSTFNMILHTNTDKYTILSLYHPAQDERQNLRNNLLSYDIIRKKGWITTGRKALTLKRKSVGFITEGSVSKGPLKGCLVDITPDNPPPDTLSHRVYRYGYAFTAPLPR; encoded by the coding sequence ATGGAAGTTTATCTCTTTAAGTTGCGTTTTAGAGGACCAGTACATTTTGGTGACACGGGCATAGACCTTGAGAATGTTCAGGAAACTGTAAGCTCTGACACTCTCTTTTCTGCATTAATGAATACAATAAGCATATATTATGAAAGAAATGAGGCAGAGGACTTGATCGAGAAATTTATCAATAATCCACCTTTTATTTTCACATCCCTGTTTGTTTATCATAAAGGCTTATATTTTCTTCCAAAACCAATGGATGACACATTTATCTCTGAAGATACCAAAAGGTTAAAAGGCAAGGAACTAAAAAAACTCAAGTGGCTTGAAATAAGTGATTTCTTGAACTGGCACAGTCAGAGTAATTTGACAGATAAAGATATTAGCAATATGCAACAAAAACAATCTTTATACACAGATGCCTTTGTCAGAGAAATCAGGCCAAGGGTAGTTCTTGACAGAATAACTCAGCAAAGCTCTATTTATCATTGTGGATATATTTATTTTAAAAAGAACGCGGGGTTATACGGTCTTGTGGCTTTCAGTGATAAAGGCTTTATTGAAAAATTTAAAAATATACTCTACCTTCTCGGTCAGACTGGTATTGGCGGAGAGAGGACTTATGGATGTGGTACATTTAAAATAGAGTCTTTTGAGCCTGTAGATAGTACTTTCAATATGATATTGCATACAAATACTGACAAATACACCATTCTGTCCCTGTATCATCCAGCACAGGACGAACGACAAAATCTGAGAAATAACCTTTTATCTTATGACATAATCAGAAAAAAGGGCTGGATTACCACAGGCAGAAAGGCACTCACCTTGAAAAGAAAATCTGTGGGATTTATCACTGAAGGTAGTGTTTCAAAAGGTCCTTTAAAGGGATGTCTGGTTGATATAACTCCTGATAATCCACCTCCTGATACCTTATCTCACAGGGTTTATCGTTACGGCTATGCCTTTACAGCGCCATTACCGAGGTAA
- a CDS encoding Card1-like endonuclease domain-containing protein, protein MSHVHVCLVSEQPIPNLTTVLQFKPDRVVLLKTKEMEEKARFLAEVLKKKQYDVEAELIDAYDINNVIKVSESLINKCGDCEVSLNITGGTKIGTLGTFQVFYTSGKMIFYVDTKDNKILQLYPENEQKEMPIEVNISIADYLAVYGFQIDTYVKDDSYIYERKELTDYLANTVTSRQHIIPAINNALHKYNEKSPLPVSVKLPKDEKLFKLFGLLKGVKQKDGSKIEIHSHNSLMYLKGFWFEEYVYMIAKSLNPDDIKLNVKGKWITRGQYHPKNEFDVMLSKKNRLFYISCKTANPDRKEEGGEEGVGKEFLYELVSLSDRALGLFGRRMLVSARQVNDPAVRERSKILKVDLVDGKNIATLKENLRQWLTE, encoded by the coding sequence ATGAGCCATGTGCATGTGTGTTTAGTGTCTGAGCAACCCATTCCGAATTTAACCACAGTTTTACAGTTTAAACCAGACAGGGTTGTTTTACTGAAGACTAAAGAGATGGAAGAAAAAGCGAGATTTCTTGCAGAAGTTCTCAAAAAGAAACAATATGATGTTGAAGCCGAATTGATTGATGCCTATGACATCAACAATGTCATAAAAGTAAGCGAGTCTTTGATAAATAAATGCGGAGATTGTGAGGTAAGTCTTAATATTACAGGTGGCACAAAGATTGGTACACTCGGAACATTTCAGGTATTTTATACAAGCGGGAAGATGATATTTTATGTTGATACAAAAGATAATAAGATATTACAACTTTATCCTGAGAATGAACAAAAAGAAATGCCCATTGAAGTGAATATCTCGATAGCCGATTATCTTGCAGTATATGGCTTTCAGATTGATACCTATGTTAAAGATGACAGTTATATTTATGAAAGAAAAGAACTTACAGATTATCTTGCAAACACTGTGACATCCAGACAGCACATAATACCTGCTATAAACAACGCACTACATAAATATAATGAAAAATCACCTCTGCCTGTTTCTGTTAAATTACCGAAGGATGAAAAACTATTTAAGCTGTTTGGTCTGCTAAAGGGAGTTAAGCAGAAGGATGGAAGTAAAATAGAAATTCATAGTCATAACAGCCTCATGTATCTTAAAGGCTTCTGGTTTGAAGAATATGTGTATATGATTGCAAAGTCCCTGAATCCTGATGATATTAAACTTAATGTTAAAGGTAAATGGATTACCAGAGGACAGTATCATCCCAAGAATGAGTTTGATGTAATGTTATCAAAGAAGAATAGATTATTTTACATATCCTGTAAAACTGCTAATCCTGATAGAAAAGAAGAAGGGGGCGAGGAAGGAGTGGGCAAGGAATTTCTATATGAGCTGGTTTCATTAAGTGACAGGGCTTTGGGACTTTTTGGCAGAAGGATGCTTGTATCTGCAAGGCAGGTCAACGACCCTGCTGTTAGGGAACGATCTAAAATCCTGAAGGTTGATTTAGTAGATGGTAAAAATATAGCAACACTCAAGGAGAATCTAAGACAATGGCTGACAGAGTGA
- a CDS encoding type II toxin-antitoxin system VapB family antitoxin — protein sequence MRVTLNIPDDLISEVQKATDEKSRTKAIIKAMEEFIRHKKIKELISLRGKVKIDHNLSIFTLDKHFQQIPGLKLFCIS from the coding sequence ATGCGTGTAACATTAAACATACCTGATGACCTCATTTCTGAAGTTCAGAAGGCTACAGACGAGAAATCCAGGACAAAGGCTATAATTAAAGCAATGGAAGAGTTTATACGACATAAAAAGATAAAAGAACTTATATCTCTCAGAGGTAAGGTAAAGATTGACCACAACCTTTCTATTTTTACCCTTGATAAACATTTTCAACAGATTCCAGGATTGAAGCTTTTTTGCATATCATAA
- a CDS encoding nucleotidyl transferase AbiEii/AbiGii toxin family protein → MDFKVVLKQLLTAFKEKDIHYALMGGFAMGAWGVPRATVDIDFLVLRDDMDKVDAIMQSLGYECKYKTENVSQYVSPLQVFGEVDFLHAFRTHSLSMLQRAEDKKIFGETISVKVLKVEDLIGLKVQAIANNKERTIVDLADIESLLITYSPTLDWSLIEEYFKLFGLNDIFENLKEKYGETQ, encoded by the coding sequence GTGGATTTTAAGGTTGTTTTAAAACAACTTTTAACAGCTTTTAAAGAGAAGGATATTCATTATGCCCTTATGGGAGGTTTTGCCATGGGTGCATGGGGTGTTCCAAGAGCAACTGTGGACATTGATTTCCTTGTTCTTCGCGATGATATGGATAAGGTCGATGCAATCATGCAGAGTCTCGGCTACGAATGCAAATACAAAACAGAAAATGTGTCACAGTATGTATCACCCTTACAGGTGTTTGGAGAGGTTGATTTTCTCCATGCCTTCAGAACACATTCTCTCAGCATGCTTCAAAGAGCAGAAGACAAAAAAATATTTGGTGAAACAATCTCTGTAAAGGTCCTGAAAGTTGAAGACCTGATCGGGTTAAAAGTGCAGGCTATTGCAAATAACAAAGAGCGGACAATTGTTGACCTGGCTGATATAGAATCACTTCTTATAACTTACAGCCCCACTCTTGACTGGTCTTTGATTGAAGAATATTTTAAATTATTCGGGCTGAATGATATATTTGAGAATCTAAAGGAGAAGTATGGCGAAACTCAGTAA
- the csm3 gene encoding type III-A CRISPR-associated RAMP protein Csm3 produces MDKNILGKVQINGKIKCLTGLHIGASKENMEIGAIDSPVVRDPVTRQPYIPGSSLKGKMRSLLERALSVELGIAGTTKRRNIGTRNNEIWIHVCDSAEDALQCPICRIFGSTGHNGGKNFPARLAVRDAYLTGDSVEKLSDIDTGLQYTEWKFENAIDRVTSAANPRQLERVPRGAEFDFELIYNVEDLHTVEEDLKNLALAIDLITLDSLGGHGSRGYGKVDIVIECIKGIPVESLKSDTIIAVEIKSLKELSSLITTFRGKSSGA; encoded by the coding sequence ATGGATAAAAACATACTCGGCAAAGTTCAGATAAATGGCAAGATTAAATGTCTTACAGGTCTTCACATCGGTGCCTCAAAGGAGAATATGGAGATTGGCGCTATTGATTCACCTGTTGTAAGGGACCCGGTTACCCGTCAGCCCTATATCCCGGGTAGCTCTCTCAAGGGCAAGATGAGGTCGCTTCTTGAAAGGGCACTATCTGTAGAGTTGGGCATTGCTGGCACGACAAAAAGGCGAAATATAGGCACAAGAAACAATGAGATCTGGATTCATGTCTGCGACAGCGCAGAAGATGCATTACAATGCCCAATATGCCGTATCTTTGGCTCCACAGGACATAATGGTGGAAAGAATTTCCCGGCAAGACTTGCAGTAAGAGACGCCTATCTTACAGGCGATAGCGTTGAGAAACTTTCAGACATTGACACAGGTCTTCAATACACAGAATGGAAATTTGAAAACGCCATAGACAGGGTCACATCTGCTGCTAACCCCCGTCAGCTTGAGCGTGTGCCAAGGGGTGCAGAGTTTGATTTTGAGTTGATTTATAATGTGGAAGATCTTCACACAGTTGAAGAAGACCTTAAAAACCTTGCTCTTGCCATTGATCTCATTACACTTGATAGCCTCGGCGGCCATGGCTCAAGGGGATATGGAAAGGTTGATATTGTAATTGAATGCATCAAAGGAATCCCTGTAGAGTCTCTTAAATCAGATACCATAATCGCCGTTGAGATAAAGAGCCTGAAGGAGCTTAGTAGTCTGATTACGACATTTCGGGGCAAATCATCAGGAGCATAA